The genomic interval CGGATCACCGACTGGTACAAGGCTGCGGACGGCGTCGATCATTATCCGGCGTCAGAGGATCCGGGCGTCAAGAGCGTGGCGCGTATCAATGCCTACGCCAAGACCCACGGCTACCCGACTCAGGTCATGGCGGCGAGCTTCCGCAACTGCGATCAGATTCTCGCGCTGGCCGGTGCGGATCTGATGACGATCTCACCGGCATTGCTCGCAGAACTCGACTCGATGCCGGCGGCCGACATGCCGGGACTGGACGTATCGGCCAGCCGGGATCCGCGTGTCGCACTGGATCGGGCGGGATTTGCATGGGCGATGAACGACGATGCCATGGCCACGGAAAAGCTAGCCGAGGGCATTCGCAAGTTCGCGGCCGATCAGCGCACCCTCGAAGGCGAGCTCGGCGTCTAGGCGCTGACGCGCGCTTCAGCCGTCCAGATAATCGAGGATGGCGCTGTAACCGCCTTCGGTCAGGAGGATCGCGTTGACCGTGGTCTCGTAGATCCGCCCGGCCTTGCGGAGGGATTCGATCTCGCGGGCGTCCTGACTTGCGCTCAGGTAATAGTAGTCGCGGCCTTCGTCGAAGCTGTCCTTGAGCTGTTTGAACGCCAGAAAGGCTGTTCCCTTGCTGTCGCCACGGGCCTGATCGATCTCCCGAAGGCTCCAGGTCTTTTCGCTCTTGGCCATGCGCTTCTCGCGGTGGAAATTGGCGCCAAGCTAGCAGGCGCTTCATACGCGGTCAACGCGCTGTGACGGGCGGCAGCGGGCTCTCGCGCACGTGGGCTTGCGTAATTCGTGTGTCGACCCAAGACTGGAGGTCAGTCCATCGTCGAGTCACCGTATGAAAGTCAATGAACTGGTTGCTCAGTGGCAGGCTAATGCCGGCGAGCAGCGTACCGATGCCACCTATGAAATCCGTCTTCCCCTGTTCGATGCCGCCAAGGTCGCCGCGCTGTGCGACCTGTTTCCGGGCCTGACACAGGAACGCATTCTCACCGATCTGCTGGCCGCGGCCCTGGACGAGCTGGCGAGCTCGTTCAGCTACGAACCGGGCGATCAGGTCGCCGCCTACGACGAGCAGGGCGATCCCATGTATGCCGACGCCGGCCTGACGCCGCGGTTCCAGGCGCTGGCCAAGGCCTATGCCGAAGAGTTGCAGGCGCGCGGCAACGGGACACCCCGCGGTTGACCCAGCCTCACGAACGCGGATCGGCTGCCGAGTGGCGGCATCGTCTGACCGCCGCGCTGGCCGAACCGCTGGACGAGCGTGAAGCCGCGCCCGGCGAGACGCGCGGGGTATCGATCGACGAGGCCACCGCCCGGCGAGCGGGTGTCCTCATCCCCGTGGTCGGGGCGGCGCGGCCGTATATCTATTTCACCCAGCGCAGCCATGCGTTGCGCCATCACCCCGGCCAGATCAGCTTCCCGGGCGGCAGTATGGAAGCCTACGATCGCAACGCGGAGGCTGCGGCGCTCCGAGAGGCGCACGAAGAGATCGGGCTGGACCCCAGCCATGTCGAAATACTGGGCGAGTTGCCCGAGTATCGGACGATCACCGGTTTCGTGATCAGCCCATTCGTCGGCTGGGTGGCGCCCGCGGCGCGGGTGGCTCCCGATCGTGTCGAAGTGACCCGGATCTTCGGCGTGCCACTGGCGCATGCGCTGGATCATCGACACTTCCGGCGTCAAACGCGCGAGCGCGACGGTCAGGTTCACCAGATCTACTCGATCGACTACGACGACGACCATATCTGGGGCGCGACGGCGGGCATCCTCTACGGACTGCTGCAACGGCTCAGCCATGTCGAGGCCCGAGAGGTGGAGCGGCCGCGGGCACGCCAGCCGGGCCGCTGAAGCGCCCGCCGTGGGTTCAGCGCTCGTCGGAGGGCGTGCCGGCCCGGGGGGCGGCCGGTGCGCCAGCGCTCTTGAGCTTGTCGCGCATGTCCATGAGGGGTTCGATCAGGTCCATCGGCAGCGGGAATACGATCGTCGAACTCTTGTCGCCTGCGATATCGACCAGCGTCTGCAGATAGCGTAGCTGCAGCGCCTGCGGCTCGCGGGCGAGCTGTTCGGCCGCCCCGCGCAGGTTCTCGGCGGCCTGCATCTCGCCTTCGGCGTTGATCACCTTGGCTCGGCGTGCCCGTTCGGCCTCGGCCTGACGCGCGATCGCCCGCGTCATGCTTTCGTCCAGATCGACCTGCTTGATCTCAACGTTGGCAACCTTCAGCCCCCAGGCGTCGGTGTGCCGATCGAGAATCTGCTGAATATCGGCGTTGAGTTTCTCACGCTCGGCGAGCATGTCGTCGAGCTCGTGTTTGCCGAGTGTGCTGCGCAGCGTGGTCTGGGCGAGCTGACTGACCGCGTCATAGAAGTGCTCGACCTCGATGATGGCCTTGTCGGCATCGATGACGCGAAAATAGACCACCGCGTTCACACGAACCGAGACGTTGTCGCGCGAGATGACATCCTGGGGTGGCACGTCCAGCACCACGGTACGCATGTCCACCTTGATCATCTTCTGGATGAACGGGATGACGAGAAACAAGCCGGGGCCCTTGACCCCGGTCATGCGACCGAGCGTGAACATCACCCCACGTTCGTACTCCGGCAGTATCTTGATCGAGCTGAACACGAACACCGCAAGCAGCACGATCAATGCGAAACCGAAATTGAGGATCATGAGAATCTCCTGACATAGGGAACGTGGGGGCGCGGTGAGCCGTTAATGTCGATACGCCGTGCCGGGCTGCCGGTCGGCCGGGCGCACGGTGACCTGCAGCCCGTCGACCGCGACGACGATGAGCTTGTCCTCGCGACGGACCGGACGGTCGCAGTCAGCCAGCCAGGATTCGCCCTGAAGCAAGACCCGGCCTTCGCCGTCGAAATCCTCGAGGGCGACGCATCGTTGGCCGACTAGGCCTTCGCGGCCGGTCCATACGCGCTGCCGACGCGAGCGCAGGAACATATACAGGATACCCACCAGCAACAGGGCCGCAGCCACGGCAATGCCGCCGATCAGCCCGAGCGGAATATCGAAACCGGGAATACTGCTGTCCATGAGCATGACCGAACCGAAGACGAAGGCGGCCACTCCGCCCAGTCCGAGGATACCGAAGCTCGGCGCAAACAGCTCGGCGATCATCAGTGCGATGCCTAGTATGAGCAGCCCCAGGCCGGCCATGTTGACCGGCAGCAGCTGAAATGCGAACAGTGCGGTCAGCAGACTGATTCCGCCGATCACGCCCGGCACGGTCGCGCCCGGGTTGAGTCCTTCGAGGATGAGTCCGTAGATCCCGACCATGAACAATAGATAGGCGACGGTCGGGTGGGTGATCACCTGCAGCAGTCGCGTACGCCAATCGGGGAGGCGGGGCGTGATCCGGGCCGCGCCGAGATCCAGCGTATGGACACCGCTGACGGTTTCGATCCGCTGGCCGTTCAGTCGCTGCAACAGGGCGGCGGGATCGGCCACGATGGCATCGATGACGCCCGCCTCCAGCGCTTGGCGCGCGCCTAGGCTGACCCCTTCACGCACGGCCCGTTCTGCCCAGTCGACGTTGCGCCCCCGCTGCTCGGCCAGCCCGCGGATATAGGCCACCGAATCGTTGATCACCTTGCGACGCATCGATGTGGCGTTGTCGGGCGCATCGTCAGCCGATTCGGAGGACGTTTTTCCCGCCGGGCGGTCGCCGGCCAAGCTCACCGGCGTCGCCGCGCCGAGGTTCGTCGTCGGCGCCATGGCTGCGAAATGGGTCGCATACAGGATATAGGTTCCGGCGCTGGCCGCGCGAGCGCCGGCCGGCCCGACGAAACCGGCGACCGGCACCGGTGACGCAAGCACGGCCTGGACGATATCGCGCATGGCACCGTCCAGGCCGCCGGGCGTGTCCAATCGCAGAATCACGAGCGGCGCGTTATCCGAGGCGGCCTGATCGAGTGCCCTCACCACGTAATCGCTCGTTGCCGGGCCGATGGGGCCGGTGATCTCGATCTGCGGCACGGTCGTCGGCGTCCGGGCCAAGCCCGTGCCGACGATCAGTAGCGCGATGGCCAGCCAGAACCGACCGAGCCGGGCCCGTATCGTCGGACAGACGTTCATGGCCACGCGTCAGTCTAGATGATCGTAGAGCGCGACCAGTTGCTGGGTGACCTTATGGTTGGGCGCGTAGTGAATCAGCGGGATCGAGGCATCATGCGATTCGCGCACCTTCACCGAGGCGGTGATCTGGGTTTCGATCATCGGATGGCCTTCCTCTCGCAGCTCGGCGATCATGCGCGCCGGCAGCCGGGCGCGCGGCTGGAACTGGTTGACCACGATGCCGTCGATGACCAGTTCCGGATTATGGTCGTCCTGGATTTCGTGGATATTGTCGAACAGTGAATACAGCGCCTGACGGGCGAAATCGTCGCAGTCGAACGGCACCAGACAGCGATCGGCCGCGATCAGCGCGGATTGCGAGTAGAAATTCAGCGCGGGCGGCGTATCGATGAACACCGCATCGTAGCCATCCAGCCGCTCGAGCTCCTGTTTGAGCTTGTAGATCTTATGCTTGGCTTCAAGCTTGACCCGCAGCGACTCCAGGTCGGGGTGGGCAGCCATGACCGACAGATTGTCGAACGGCGTGGGCGTGAGGAAGTCGGCGAAGCGGCCGGCACGACGTCCCCGTGTCAACGTGGCCTCGAAGAAATCCGCGCTGCCGGCCTCGGCCTGCCGATCGCCCGATGACAACAGGTACTGGCTTGCGTTGCACTGGGCATCGAGGTCGATGACGAGCGTGCGCCGGCCGCGTGCGGCGCTGATGGCAGCGAGATTGCATAGCAGCGTGGTCTTGCCCACCCCGCCTTTCTGATTGAATACCACCCGACGCATCATGCTTGGCTACTCCGCGGTTGCGAGGATCGGTTTCCGAAGGACCGGTCGATGGGCGCCGGCCGCGCGGGCCGACACTCTGCTCGTTCATTGGACCACAAACCGACCGGGTTTCGCCTGGAAGCCGGCCCGATGACCACACTTCTACGTGTGACAACTCGATAGCCATGGCGACCGGTCGGGCACCGGAAGAAACGCGATCTTTTCGAAATGACTCAGCCTAACCGCGGCACTTTGGCTCGTCGAGCGCGAATCAGCGGCCGGTCAGGCTCGGGCCTTGATGCGCCGGCTGATCTGCGGCAGCGCGTGGCTGGCCGACTCGGCCAGATGAACAGCCACCGATCCGGAGATCGGCGTCGTCTCGATATTGATTTCGATCACCGAAGCGGGCCCGCGCAGCGCGTGTTCGACCAGGGCCGCGGCTGGATAGACGCGGTTGGACGTACCGATGACCAGAACACAGTCGGCCTCACGGATATATGCCTCGGCAGTGGTCAGGGCGTCGACGGGCAGCGTCTCGCCGAACCAGACGACGGCCGGGCGAGTCAGTGCGTTGCACTGCGCGCAGCTTGGCAGTGCAAGGTCATCGCCCGGATGATCGATGATCGCAGTCGACGATTCGTGTCCGCAGGCGGTACAGCGTTCCCGCCAGATGTTGCCGTGCAGCTCGGCGACGTCCGGACTCCCCGCGGCGGTATGCAAACCGTCGACGTTCTGTGTGACGACCTCGAGCGGGACCTGCGTGCCCAGCTCGGCCAGTGCCCGATGGCCGGCGTTGACTCCGCCCCGCGCGATCAGGCTCCGTCGCCAGCGATACCAGGCCCAGACGCGTTCCGGAGCGGCCGCGAACGCCTCGGGCGTGGCCAGAGCCTCGGGTGAGAACCGGGCCCACAACCCGGTCTGAGCCTCGCGGAACGTCGGGATGCCGGATTCGGCGGATATGCCGGCACCGGTCAGCGCCACGACGCGCCGGGCGTCTGCAATCAGGCGGGCGGCGGCTTTGAGAGCATCGGACATGGGTGTGGCTGCATTCGGACAGAGCGATCGGGCAACGTAGCGGCCCGAGCGATCGCGTTGGCCGGTCGATCAGCGCGAGCGGGGGCCCTTGAGCGCACGTCGGCGCGGTTTCCACTGCACGTGATACAGATCGTGGCGCCGGTCGAGCATGTTCTGTACCGAGCCGGTGGTGCGTGCCTCGTGAAGCAGATCGGTTCGCACATCGGCGATGGCGACCATTTCCACGTTCGGCGTGGTGTCGGCCGCGATCCCGTCGCGCGCGAAGGCGAAGTCGCAGGGGGTGATGATCGCGCTCTGGCCATAGTGCAGGTCCATGGCATGGATACGCGGCAGGTTGCCCACATTGCCCGACGTGGCTACGTAGATCTGGTTCTCGACCGCTCGGGCATGGGCGGAATAGCGCACGCGCAGATGGCCGTTTCGATCCTCGGTGGAGAACGGCACGAACAGGATATTGATGCCCTGATCGGCCAGATGTCGCGACAGTTCGGGGAACTCGCTGTCGTAGCACACCAGCACACCGATCGGCCCGCAGTCGGTTTCGATGGCGTTGAGCGAATCGCCGCCGACGATGTTCCAGTAGTGGCGCTCGCCGGGGGTTGGGTGGATCTTGGGTTGCAGGTATTCCGAACCGTCGCGCAGATAGATATAGGCGATGTTCTGCAGTTCTTTGCCGACCCAGGTCGGATGTGAACCGGCGATGATGTTGATATTGAAACGCACCGCCAGATCGGCCATCAATTCGCGGAACTCGTCGCAGAAGTCGGCCAGCCGCTGGATCGCGGCGCGATGGCGGAGTTCTTCGTTCTTGATCGACAGCAACTGAACCGTGAACAGCTCGGGGAAGACCACGAAATCGGCCTTGGCGTCGGCGCATTCCTGGACGAAGTAGGTCACGATCTGGGCAAACTCGTCGAACGAGTCGATTGCGCGCTGCCCGTACTGGACCGTGGCGATGCGGACACGGTTCTGGCGCTGCAGGTGCACGTGTGAATCGCCCGCGACTTCCTCGTGCTGGGCGTATTCCGGGTTGCGCCACAACAGATGGGCAGCATAGCCCATCGACGCTTCGTCGGCCGGCAGATAGTTTTCCTGCACGCCCAGCAGCTCGTAGCCCTGGTTCAGCTGAAACGACAGAACCGAATCACGAATCGTCTTGTCGCGGACCGCCTCGACATAAGCCTGGGCGCTGCCGAAGCGTTTGAACCGGCGTTTGAGCCCCGGCAGGCGGCCGGCGAAGACGATGCCCTTCAGGCCGAGCTTGATACAAAGTGCTTCACGTTCGCGATACAGACGCTGGCCGATACGCAGCCCGCGCGCGGCCGGGTCCACGCAGATTTCATAGCCGTAGAGATAGTCACCGTCGGTGTCGTGGGTCGAGCCGTACCCGTTGCCGGTGATCTTGGCCCAGGTATGCGGAGCCATGACCTGCGCTTCGGGCAGACACAGGGTCGCGCAGTAGCCGACCACGGTGTCCTCGTAAACCGCAACGAGCTGACCCGCCGGGAAATTGTTGATCTGGCCGCGTAGCTCGTCGAACGAATAATCGTCGAGATTGGGGTAGGTGTTGCGTACCACCTGGTTGATCGCCGGAATATCGGCAAGCGTGGCGGTACGGACGATCAGACGCGAACGACTCTGGCTGGGCATGGCGATTCCCGCGGGTTGAAAAAAGACCGGCCCGGCGGGGCCGTGACCGGTCGATGGTGGTCAGCCGCCGTCTTTCAAGGCGACGGCCGGCGCTGGCCGACGGCCGGAGCCGCTCAGCCGTTGGCGCGGCCGGCCTTCTTGCGCTCGTGTTCCTTGAGCCAGCGCTTGCGTACACGCACGGTCGCCGGCGTGATCTCGACGAGCTCGTCGTCGTTGATGAACTCCAGCGCCTGTTCCAGCGTCATCCGCAGCGCCGGCGTCAGGACAATGTTCTCGTCCGAGCCCGAGGCACGCACGTTCGTCAGCTGCTTGGCCTTGAGCACATTGACGGTCAGATCGTTGTCGCGGGAGTGAATGCCCACGACCATGCCTTCGTACACCTCGTCGTTGGGCGCGACCATCATGCGTCCGCGCTCCTGGAGGTTGAACAGGCCGAAGCCGACGGCCTTGCCCGTGGCGTTGGAGATCAGCACACCCGAATGACGCTGGCCGATGCCGGTGTTGCCGACCGGGCCATAGTGATCGAACACATGGGTGACGATGCCGGTACCCGAAGTGATGCTCATGAACTCGGTCTGAAAACCGATCAGGCCGCGCGAGGGGATCATGAACTCCAGCCGCGTGCGCCCATTGCCATCCGGCTGCATGTTCTGCAGCTGACCGCGGCGCTGGTTGA from Salinisphaera sp. T31B1 carries:
- a CDS encoding slipin family protein, which codes for MILNFGFALIVLLAVFVFSSIKILPEYERGVMFTLGRMTGVKGPGLFLVIPFIQKMIKVDMRTVVLDVPPQDVISRDNVSVRVNAVVYFRVIDADKAIIEVEHFYDAVSQLAQTTLRSTLGKHELDDMLAEREKLNADIQQILDRHTDAWGLKVANVEIKQVDLDESMTRAIARQAEAERARRAKVINAEGEMQAAENLRGAAEQLAREPQALQLRYLQTLVDIAGDKSSTIVFPLPMDLIEPLMDMRDKLKSAGAPAAPRAGTPSDER
- a CDS encoding nodulation protein NfeD → MNVCPTIRARLGRFWLAIALLIVGTGLARTPTTVPQIEITGPIGPATSDYVVRALDQAASDNAPLVILRLDTPGGLDGAMRDIVQAVLASPVPVAGFVGPAGARAASAGTYILYATHFAAMAPTTNLGAATPVSLAGDRPAGKTSSESADDAPDNATSMRRKVINDSVAYIRGLAEQRGRNVDWAERAVREGVSLGARQALEAGVIDAIVADPAALLQRLNGQRIETVSGVHTLDLGAARITPRLPDWRTRLLQVITHPTVAYLLFMVGIYGLILEGLNPGATVPGVIGGISLLTALFAFQLLPVNMAGLGLLILGIALMIAELFAPSFGILGLGGVAAFVFGSVMLMDSSIPGFDIPLGLIGGIAVAAALLLVGILYMFLRSRRQRVWTGREGLVGQRCVALEDFDGEGRVLLQGESWLADCDRPVRREDKLIVVAVDGLQVTVRPADRQPGTAYRH
- a CDS encoding type 1 pili tip component, with amino-acid sequence MKVNELVAQWQANAGEQRTDATYEIRLPLFDAAKVAALCDLFPGLTQERILTDLLAAALDELASSFSYEPGDQVAAYDEQGDPMYADAGLTPRFQALAKAYAEELQARGNGTPRG
- a CDS encoding CoA pyrophosphatase — its product is MTQPHERGSAAEWRHRLTAALAEPLDEREAAPGETRGVSIDEATARRAGVLIPVVGAARPYIYFTQRSHALRHHPGQISFPGGSMEAYDRNAEAAALREAHEEIGLDPSHVEILGELPEYRTITGFVISPFVGWVAPAARVAPDRVEVTRIFGVPLAHALDHRHFRRQTRERDGQVHQIYSIDYDDDHIWGATAGILYGLLQRLSHVEAREVERPRARQPGR
- a CDS encoding ParA family protein; this encodes MRRVVFNQKGGVGKTTLLCNLAAISAARGRRTLVIDLDAQCNASQYLLSSGDRQAEAGSADFFEATLTRGRRAGRFADFLTPTPFDNLSVMAAHPDLESLRVKLEAKHKIYKLKQELERLDGYDAVFIDTPPALNFYSQSALIAADRCLVPFDCDDFARQALYSLFDNIHEIQDDHNPELVIDGIVVNQFQPRARLPARMIAELREEGHPMIETQITASVKVRESHDASIPLIHYAPNHKVTQQLVALYDHLD
- a CDS encoding NAD-dependent deacylase; this translates as MSDALKAAARLIADARRVVALTGAGISAESGIPTFREAQTGLWARFSPEALATPEAFAAAPERVWAWYRWRRSLIARGGVNAGHRALAELGTQVPLEVVTQNVDGLHTAAGSPDVAELHGNIWRERCTACGHESSTAIIDHPGDDLALPSCAQCNALTRPAVVWFGETLPVDALTTAEAYIREADCVLVIGTSNRVYPAAALVEHALRGPASVIEINIETTPISGSVAVHLAESASHALPQISRRIKARA
- a CDS encoding bifunctional GNAT family N-acetyltransferase/carbon-nitrogen hydrolase family protein gives rise to the protein MPSQSRSRLIVRTATLADIPAINQVVRNTYPNLDDYSFDELRGQINNFPAGQLVAVYEDTVVGYCATLCLPEAQVMAPHTWAKITGNGYGSTHDTDGDYLYGYEICVDPAARGLRIGQRLYREREALCIKLGLKGIVFAGRLPGLKRRFKRFGSAQAYVEAVRDKTIRDSVLSFQLNQGYELLGVQENYLPADEASMGYAAHLLWRNPEYAQHEEVAGDSHVHLQRQNRVRIATVQYGQRAIDSFDEFAQIVTYFVQECADAKADFVVFPELFTVQLLSIKNEELRHRAAIQRLADFCDEFRELMADLAVRFNINIIAGSHPTWVGKELQNIAYIYLRDGSEYLQPKIHPTPGERHYWNIVGGDSLNAIETDCGPIGVLVCYDSEFPELSRHLADQGINILFVPFSTEDRNGHLRVRYSAHARAVENQIYVATSGNVGNLPRIHAMDLHYGQSAIITPCDFAFARDGIAADTTPNVEMVAIADVRTDLLHEARTTGSVQNMLDRRHDLYHVQWKPRRRALKGPRSR